A genome region from Procambarus clarkii isolate CNS0578487 chromosome 78, FALCON_Pclarkii_2.0, whole genome shotgun sequence includes the following:
- the LOC138357508 gene encoding uncharacterized PPE family protein PPE62-like: MLSGKDERHYVGSGNDERHYVGSGNDERHYVGSGNDESHYVGSGNDESHYVGSGNDESHYVGSGNDESHYVGSGNDESHYVGSGNDESHYVGSGNDESHYVGSGMRERQIVGSGKVERQFEASQI; this comes from the coding sequence ATGCTGTCTGGGAAGGATGAGAGGCATTATGTGGGTTCTGGGAATGACGAGAGGCATTATGTGGGTTCTGGGAATGACGAGAGGCATTATGTGGGTTCTGGGAATGACGAGAGCCATTATGTGGGTTCTGGGAATGACGAGAGCCATTATGTGGGTTCTGGGAATGACGAGAGCCATTATGTGGGTTCTGGGAATGACGAGAGCCATTATGTGGGTTCTGGGAATGACGAGAGCCATTATGTGGGTTCTGGGAATGACGAGAGCCATTATGTGGGTTCTGGGAATGACGAGAGCCATTATGTGGGTTCTGGGATGCGTGAAAGGCAGATTGTGGGATCTGGGAAGGTTGAGAGGCAATTTGAGGCCTCTCAAATTTGA
- the LOC123746118 gene encoding ctenidin-1 translates to MKLTYWALALLLALSAVLSCVSGDPAPGPDPTKKKGRSGGRRKFRPVSVRYGGGFGGGLGSGGGFKGGKKGGGFRGGYGGGFGGGQGGGFGGGKGGGFRGGYGGGFGGGVGGGFGGGQGGGFRGGYGGGFGGGQRGGFGGGQGGGFRGGYGGGFGGGQAGGFRSGYGGGFGGRQAGGFRGGYGGGQGIGISRSFGGAGGGYAGRSGGGGGRGSYGW, encoded by the coding sequence ACTTACTGGGCACTAGCACTGCTGCTGGCGCTGTCGGCGGTGCTCTCCTGCGTCAGCGGCGACCCGGCCCCTGGCCCAGACCCCACCAAGAAGAAGGGCAGGTCTGGAGGTAGACGGAAGTTCCGCCCAGTCTCCGTCAGGTACGGAGGAGGCTTTGGCGGAGGCCTTGGTTCTGGAGGAGGCTTCAAGGGCGGCAAAAAAGGTGGCGGCTTTAGAGGCGGGTATGGCGGCGGCTTTGGAGGTGGGCAAGGTGGTGGCTTCGGCGGCGGAAAAGGAGGTGGCTTCAGAGGCGGGTATGGCGGTGGCTTCGGCGGAGGAGTGGGAGGTGGCTTCGGAGGCGGGCAAGGCGGTGGCTTCAGAGGAGGTTATGGTGGCGGCTTTGGAGGCGGGCAAAGAGGTGGCTTCGGAGGCGGGCAAGGAGGTGGCTTCAGAGGAGGTTATGGCGGCGGCTTCGGCGGTGGGCAAGCAGGTGGCTTTAGAAGTGGTTATGGTGGGGGCTTCGGAGGCAGACAAGCAGGTGGTTTCAGAGGTGGATATGGCGGTGGACAAGGGATTGGAATCAGCCGGAgctttggtggtgctggtggtggataTGCAGGAAGATCcggaggtggtggaggtagaggcagctacggCTGGTAG